One Arthrobacter sp. FW306-07-I genomic window carries:
- a CDS encoding ABC transporter substrate-binding protein: MKMRKKPGGVLGIVALTAAVALSLSGCRGDSGGQGGGSASSPGITDSAITLGITTPLSGAIAGPGKCTVAGVSAYFGAVNAAGGVKFGDGKTRTVNIKSYDDAYDPQKSLANFQQMVSDNVFAATAGLGTPTNRAFRDAAISQKVPQVLVMTGDPLFSDRKQSPWQLGFVPIYQNEGAAFGKLLAKSGAQHKVAILSQNDDYGKGYVAGFKDAIKGASNISVVGEQTYEATDTSVDAQLTQLASSGADVFFNAMSITPLTIAALQKAQQIGWKPSWFLPSNTSSPTAILEPGGGSAYPGIYSVSFAKAPQSPAFAKDSDVVKFLDELKKYGNYPDMPAFPHCMWSYMVGATLEKAFQNMKEPTRDSFMTALRDIKDLKAPLMLEGTSVDTTVDGQPAVSSVVVQKYNGKGYATVETLAD; the protein is encoded by the coding sequence ATGAAGATGAGAAAGAAGCCGGGAGGAGTACTTGGCATTGTGGCCTTGACGGCCGCCGTCGCGCTCTCCCTGTCCGGTTGCAGGGGCGACAGCGGGGGCCAGGGCGGCGGCTCCGCGTCCTCTCCGGGGATCACTGACTCGGCGATCACGCTGGGGATCACCACCCCGCTCAGCGGCGCAATCGCCGGGCCGGGCAAGTGCACCGTCGCCGGGGTCTCGGCTTACTTCGGAGCGGTGAATGCCGCGGGCGGGGTGAAGTTCGGCGACGGCAAGACCCGGACCGTGAACATCAAGTCCTACGACGACGCCTACGATCCCCAAAAGTCCCTGGCCAACTTCCAGCAAATGGTCTCTGACAATGTGTTTGCTGCCACCGCCGGCCTGGGAACGCCCACCAACCGGGCGTTCCGCGACGCCGCCATCAGCCAGAAGGTCCCGCAAGTGCTGGTGATGACCGGCGACCCGCTGTTCAGCGACCGGAAGCAGAGCCCCTGGCAATTGGGCTTCGTGCCCATCTACCAGAACGAGGGCGCGGCGTTCGGGAAGCTCCTGGCGAAGTCGGGTGCGCAGCACAAAGTTGCCATCCTGTCGCAGAACGATGACTACGGCAAGGGCTACGTCGCGGGCTTCAAGGACGCAATCAAGGGCGCGTCCAACATCTCCGTGGTGGGCGAGCAGACGTACGAGGCGACTGACACTTCGGTGGATGCGCAGCTAACCCAGCTCGCTTCCTCCGGGGCGGACGTCTTCTTCAACGCCATGTCCATCACGCCGCTCACCATCGCGGCCCTCCAGAAGGCGCAGCAGATCGGCTGGAAGCCCAGCTGGTTCCTGCCCTCCAACACCTCAAGCCCAACCGCCATCCTGGAACCCGGCGGCGGCTCCGCCTACCCTGGCATCTACTCCGTGTCATTTGCCAAGGCCCCGCAGAGTCCGGCATTCGCCAAGGACTCCGACGTCGTGAAATTCCTTGACGAACTGAAGAAGTACGGGAACTACCCGGACATGCCGGCGTTCCCGCACTGCATGTGGAGCTACATGGTGGGGGCCACCCTTGAGAAGGCGTTCCAGAACATGAAGGAGCCCACGCGGGACAGCTTCATGACGGCGCTGCGGGACATCAAGGACCTGAAGGCGCCGCTGATGCTCGAAGGGACGTCGGTGGACACCACAGTCGATGGCCAGCCGGCGGTGTCCTCCGTGGTGGTGCAGAAGTACAACGGCAAGGGGTATGCGACTGTTGAAACGTTGGCTGACTAG
- a CDS encoding ABC transporter ATP-binding protein: MTLLELKDVAASYGPVQVLDGVSLSVPEGGSVGILGANGAGKTTTLRAISGTVRTGGTIRFDGRDIRGLRSDQVAALGIAHVPEGRGTLGQLSVRENLLVGAYLRRDRKAIETDIEYCLDLFPQLQDRVGSRAAALSGGEQQMLAVGRAFMARPKLLLLDEASLGLAPGTAKTVYQAIRRLRLESGIAMLVVEQNANLAFSLVDTATVLETGRNVLTGTSAQLKGMDEIRRAYLGG, from the coding sequence ATGACGCTGCTTGAGCTCAAGGACGTCGCCGCGTCATACGGGCCTGTGCAGGTGCTGGACGGGGTCTCGCTGAGTGTTCCGGAAGGCGGGTCGGTGGGGATCCTGGGCGCAAACGGTGCCGGCAAGACCACAACCCTGCGGGCCATTAGCGGCACGGTCAGGACCGGCGGGACCATCAGGTTCGACGGCCGTGACATCCGTGGCCTCCGGTCGGACCAGGTGGCGGCCCTGGGAATTGCCCACGTTCCGGAAGGCCGTGGCACCCTGGGGCAGCTGAGCGTCCGGGAAAACCTGTTGGTGGGCGCCTATCTCCGCAGGGACCGGAAGGCCATTGAAACGGACATTGAGTACTGCCTCGATCTGTTCCCGCAACTGCAGGACCGGGTGGGCTCCCGGGCTGCGGCACTGTCCGGCGGAGAGCAGCAGATGCTGGCCGTGGGCAGGGCCTTTATGGCCAGGCCCAAGCTGCTGCTGCTGGACGAGGCATCGCTGGGGCTTGCGCCCGGCACGGCCAAGACTGTGTACCAGGCCATCCGCCGGCTGCGGCTCGAATCCGGCATAGCCATGCTGGTGGTGGAGCAGAACGCGAACCTCGCGTTCTCACTCGTCGATACCGCCACCGTGTTGGAAACAGGCCGAAACGTGCTCACCGGCACATCGGCGCAGCTCAAGGGCATGGACGAGATCCGCCGCGCCTACCTGGGGGGTTGA
- a CDS encoding branched-chain amino acid ABC transporter permease, translating to METFIQLVVDGLATGSIYAALALAIVLVNQATGLINFAQGGMAVLSAYIAYVFVQLGLPIIVAILIAVVLSFVFGALVERFLVRRFERGDPDTAVVVTIGLLTLVTGISAVLWGYNNLAFPSLFPLTSVEILGAVVSVRSLATAVTIVVIMVVLQLLFLRTKLGLALRAVADNPSSAAFSGLPVGRLLMVGWGLAATLGAIAGVLVAPQLTLTPGMLDTALVYALAAVILGGLNSPIGCVVAASAIGVLENLVAVYVPLIGHDLKIAVPFVLIFVILILRPQGLFGRKVVVRV from the coding sequence ATGGAAACCTTTATCCAACTCGTGGTCGACGGCCTCGCCACCGGTTCCATCTACGCCGCCCTGGCCCTGGCGATCGTGCTGGTCAACCAGGCCACGGGCCTGATCAACTTCGCCCAGGGCGGCATGGCCGTGCTCTCCGCCTACATTGCCTACGTCTTCGTCCAACTCGGCCTGCCCATCATCGTCGCCATCCTCATCGCCGTGGTGCTTTCCTTCGTCTTCGGCGCGCTGGTGGAGCGTTTCCTGGTCCGGCGGTTTGAACGCGGCGACCCGGACACCGCGGTGGTGGTCACGATTGGACTGCTCACCCTCGTCACCGGCATCTCGGCGGTGCTGTGGGGCTACAACAATCTCGCGTTTCCGTCGCTCTTTCCCCTGACCAGCGTGGAGATCCTTGGGGCGGTGGTAAGCGTCAGGTCGCTTGCCACCGCGGTGACCATCGTGGTCATCATGGTGGTCCTGCAACTGCTCTTCCTCCGAACCAAGCTGGGACTGGCCCTCCGCGCCGTCGCCGACAACCCGTCGTCGGCCGCTTTCTCCGGGCTTCCCGTGGGCCGGCTGCTCATGGTGGGCTGGGGGCTCGCGGCGACGCTCGGAGCCATCGCCGGCGTCCTGGTGGCACCGCAGCTGACGCTGACCCCGGGCATGCTGGACACCGCCCTGGTCTATGCGCTCGCCGCCGTCATCCTGGGCGGCCTGAACAGCCCCATCGGCTGCGTGGTGGCGGCCTCCGCGATCGGTGTCCTGGAGAACCTGGTGGCCGTCTACGTTCCCCTAATTGGCCACGACCTCAAGATTGCGGTGCCTTTCGTGCTGATCTTCGTCATCCTCATCCTCCGCCCGCAGGGCCTGTTTGGCAGGAAGGTCGTGGTGAGGGTCTGA
- a CDS encoding PadR family transcriptional regulator, whose translation MSLRYALLALLRVGPLSGYELQKQFSMSVGHVWHAPDSQIYPELRKMEEEHLIEGEEQPRGQRATRRVYHVTAAGNQAFLDWMQTPLEYARVRDPAHLRAAYLEAASPETARAFFRRHQEQWEAELAQWEGELQRIAQVDNPMLVRRLAVTDPADRERTIAFKRFTYEGLVDRAHAEIAWARRGLELIDTLESPGRATPVPSASPA comes from the coding sequence ATGAGCCTTCGGTACGCGCTGCTGGCCCTGCTGCGCGTCGGCCCGCTGTCAGGTTACGAACTGCAGAAACAGTTCTCCATGTCCGTGGGGCACGTCTGGCACGCCCCGGACTCGCAGATCTACCCTGAGCTGCGCAAGATGGAGGAAGAGCACCTCATCGAAGGTGAGGAGCAGCCCAGGGGCCAGCGCGCCACCCGGCGGGTTTACCATGTGACGGCAGCCGGGAACCAGGCCTTCCTGGATTGGATGCAGACCCCGCTGGAATACGCGCGGGTCCGCGACCCTGCGCACCTGCGTGCCGCCTACCTTGAGGCGGCATCGCCGGAGACGGCGCGCGCGTTTTTTCGGCGGCATCAGGAACAGTGGGAGGCCGAGCTTGCCCAGTGGGAGGGTGAACTCCAGCGCATCGCCCAGGTGGACAATCCGATGCTGGTGCGCCGCCTGGCCGTAACGGACCCCGCGGACCGGGAACGCACCATCGCCTTCAAGCGGTTCACATACGAAGGCCTGGTGGACCGGGCCCACGCTGAAATAGCGTGGGCGCGGCGGGGGCTCGAGCTCATCGACACCCTGGAATCCCCGGGACGCGCCACGCCGGTGCCCAGCGCGTCCCCGGCCTAG
- a CDS encoding MoaD/ThiS family protein, with translation MSCASGRQWWPVPEIALLLPSVLQPLAGGQSVLVAPADGPVTVASLLDAVASDYAVLGRRLRDETGALRRFVNIYVDGDEVRRLQGLDTEVLPGQEVLVIQSVAGG, from the coding sequence ATGTCCTGTGCGTCCGGGCGGCAGTGGTGGCCGGTGCCTGAGATTGCGCTGCTGCTTCCCAGCGTCCTGCAGCCCTTGGCCGGCGGGCAGTCCGTACTGGTTGCGCCCGCTGACGGGCCGGTGACGGTGGCAAGCCTGCTTGATGCGGTTGCCTCTGACTATGCCGTGCTGGGCCGGCGGCTGCGTGACGAGACGGGCGCACTGCGAAGGTTCGTGAACATATATGTCGACGGCGATGAGGTGCGGCGGCTGCAGGGCCTGGACACCGAGGTGCTGCCTGGCCAGGAAGTCCTGGTGATCCAGTCCGTCGCCGGCGGCTGA
- a CDS encoding branched-chain amino acid ABC transporter permease, translating into MSTAAATVRRRRVRLVLVAVVAVLLVAAPLILPAFANQTLVRIGVYAVAVLGLNIIMGYTGQVNLGQIFFVGLGAYVTAYGVNHGWNILLVFVAACAIAGVVGLLVALAAARLGGLAIAMVTIALPIVGVPLAKRLAEFTGGSQGVSARFTDAPDWSGLANDQWQFYIVLVVVAGAFLLARSLVHGKYGRAFAAVRENEAVAASMGISPYRTKVLAFTIASVFGGASGFLYLAAVQYTSPETLNFGHSISLLAAMVIGGAGSIAGSLLGGAYYVFVPQLTNAIDPNLTTVSQGAILLAVLFLLPGGLVSLPRVVRRLTRRLTRRPPARRSTSRPAAENSQQTTPAHRPVPDAAPEEHEQTERQDGP; encoded by the coding sequence ATGAGCACAGCTGCTGCCACCGTACGCCGCCGGCGGGTCCGGCTTGTCCTTGTTGCCGTTGTGGCGGTTCTGCTGGTCGCCGCGCCACTGATCCTGCCGGCGTTTGCAAACCAAACCCTGGTCCGCATTGGGGTCTATGCGGTGGCGGTGCTGGGGCTGAACATCATCATGGGATACACGGGCCAGGTCAACCTCGGACAGATCTTCTTTGTGGGCCTGGGCGCCTACGTCACCGCGTACGGCGTCAACCATGGCTGGAACATCCTGCTGGTGTTCGTTGCAGCCTGTGCCATCGCCGGCGTGGTGGGGCTGCTGGTGGCGCTCGCTGCTGCGCGCCTCGGCGGCCTGGCCATTGCGATGGTCACCATCGCCCTGCCGATCGTCGGCGTCCCCCTGGCCAAACGGCTCGCCGAGTTCACGGGCGGCTCCCAGGGAGTCTCCGCGCGGTTCACTGATGCCCCCGACTGGTCCGGGCTGGCAAACGACCAATGGCAGTTCTACATTGTGCTGGTGGTGGTAGCCGGAGCATTCCTGCTGGCCCGGAGCCTGGTCCACGGCAAGTACGGGCGGGCCTTCGCGGCGGTCCGTGAAAATGAGGCTGTTGCCGCCTCGATGGGCATTTCGCCCTACCGAACCAAGGTCCTGGCCTTCACCATTGCCTCCGTATTCGGCGGTGCAAGTGGTTTCCTGTACCTCGCAGCGGTGCAGTACACGTCTCCGGAGACCCTCAACTTCGGACATTCCATCAGCCTCCTGGCCGCCATGGTCATCGGGGGTGCGGGAAGCATTGCAGGTTCGCTTCTGGGCGGGGCCTACTACGTCTTCGTTCCGCAGTTGACCAACGCCATAGACCCCAACCTCACCACCGTCAGCCAGGGCGCGATCCTCCTCGCAGTGCTGTTCCTGTTGCCAGGGGGCCTGGTCAGCCTGCCCAGAGTGGTCCGCAGGCTCACCCGCAGGCTCACCCGCCGTCCTCCCGCCCGGCGTTCCACATCCCGCCCTGCGGCGGAGAATTCCCAGCAGACCACTCCCGCACATCGTCCGGTACCGGATGCTGCGCCGGAGGAACATGAACAAACAGAGAGGCAGGATGGACCATGA
- a CDS encoding ABC transporter ATP-binding protein, with the protein MAASLSLKDVNLHFGGVKVLQDVSFDVEPGVILGLVGPNGAGKTSLFNCISGHYKPSSGAISIDGTEVSGSTPSRLAHLGLARTFQHPALQLNATVLQNVLLGAHTRLPGGPISWALRLPRTVQAERAVRTEALELLSRGGLGWAAELPADELSHGLHKGIELWRALLSRPALLLLDEPAAGLSHGEVEQLIATVKRLRSEQDITIIIVEHHMGLISALTDQVVVLDHGRKLMSGTAAEAQSDPRVVEAYIGKDAADDAA; encoded by the coding sequence GTGGCTGCGAGCCTGAGCCTCAAGGACGTCAACCTGCACTTCGGCGGGGTCAAAGTGCTGCAGGACGTCAGCTTCGACGTCGAGCCCGGCGTCATTTTAGGCCTGGTGGGCCCCAACGGTGCAGGCAAGACGTCCCTGTTCAACTGCATCAGCGGCCACTACAAGCCCAGCTCCGGGGCGATTTCCATCGACGGGACAGAGGTCTCGGGCAGCACTCCATCCCGGCTGGCCCACCTGGGCCTGGCCCGCACCTTCCAGCATCCAGCCCTGCAGTTGAACGCAACAGTCCTGCAGAATGTGCTCCTTGGCGCCCACACCCGGCTGCCCGGCGGTCCCATATCCTGGGCGCTGCGGCTGCCGCGCACCGTCCAGGCGGAGCGGGCAGTCCGCACCGAAGCACTGGAACTCCTCAGCCGGGGAGGGCTCGGCTGGGCAGCAGAGCTGCCGGCCGATGAACTCTCGCACGGTCTGCACAAAGGCATCGAGCTGTGGCGGGCGCTTCTTTCACGGCCGGCGTTGCTCCTGCTCGACGAGCCTGCGGCCGGACTTTCCCACGGCGAAGTGGAACAGCTCATCGCGACGGTCAAGCGCCTCCGCTCGGAGCAGGACATCACCATCATCATCGTGGAGCACCACATGGGACTGATCTCCGCGCTCACCGACCAGGTTGTGGTGCTGGACCACGGACGCAAGCTGATGTCGGGCACCGCGGCCGAGGCGCAGTCCGATCCCCGCGTGGTCGAGGCCTACATCGGAAAGGACGCCGCGGATGACGCTGCTTGA